From Streptomyces cyaneogriseus subsp. noncyanogenus, the proteins below share one genomic window:
- a CDS encoding DUF6758 family protein, with protein sequence MRGEPSCPKCGGRVRAPGLFADSWQCDVHGPVYPLQPVIPPSVEALSVVVHRAKVPVWMPWPLPVGWLFTGVVCAGDDRSGGRATAVACSGPGPLGGMGELILVAEELGVGLGARYAGMDAPDPGPYMDVGKPAQAKVLAGGRPTPLWHVSGAPADRAVFAGEALGMWLWAVVWPEQSGLLMYDELVLADLRDAGAEVELVPCGALSPRLIEP encoded by the coding sequence ATGAGGGGCGAACCCAGTTGCCCGAAGTGTGGTGGCCGGGTCAGGGCTCCCGGCCTCTTCGCCGATTCCTGGCAGTGTGATGTGCACGGCCCCGTGTATCCGCTGCAGCCCGTGATCCCGCCCAGCGTCGAGGCCCTCAGTGTCGTCGTCCACCGGGCGAAGGTGCCGGTGTGGATGCCCTGGCCGCTGCCGGTCGGCTGGCTGTTCACCGGCGTGGTCTGCGCCGGTGACGACCGCAGCGGCGGACGCGCCACGGCGGTGGCCTGCTCCGGCCCCGGCCCGCTCGGCGGGATGGGTGAGCTGATCCTGGTCGCCGAGGAACTCGGCGTCGGCCTCGGCGCTCGGTACGCGGGCATGGACGCCCCGGATCCGGGTCCGTACATGGACGTCGGGAAACCGGCCCAGGCCAAGGTGCTGGCCGGCGGGCGGCCGACCCCGCTGTGGCATGTCTCCGGCGCCCCGGCCGACCGCGCCGTCTTCGCCGGCGAGGCGCTCGGCATGTGGCTGTGGGCCGTGGTGTGGCCCGAGCAGTCGGGGCTGCTGATGTACGACGAGCTGGTCCTGGCCGATCTGCGGGACGCCGGCGCCGAGGTGGAGCTGGTGCCGTGCGGGGCGCTGTCCCCACGGCTGATCGAGCCCTGA
- a CDS encoding PHP domain-containing protein, with protein sequence MRIDLHTHSTASDGTDTPAELVRNAAAAGLDVVALTDHDTTRGHAEAIAALPEGLTLVTGAELSCRLDGVGIHMLAYLFDPEEPALLAERELVRDDRVPRAKGMVAKLNELGVPVTWEQVARIAGDGSVGRPHVASALVELGVVPTVSDAFTAQWLADGGRAFVEKHETDPFEALRLIKGAGGVAVFAHPGAAKRGRTVSEAAIAEMAAAGLDGIEVDHMDHDADTRARLRGLAKELGLLVTGSSDYHGSRKSCGLGEYTTDPEVYGEITRRAFGAFPVPGAGGA encoded by the coding sequence GTGCGCATCGATCTGCACACCCACTCCACCGCGTCGGACGGTACGGACACCCCGGCCGAGCTGGTGCGCAACGCGGCCGCGGCCGGCCTGGACGTCGTCGCGCTGACCGACCACGACACCACCCGCGGACACGCCGAGGCGATCGCCGCGCTGCCCGAGGGGCTGACGCTGGTCACGGGGGCCGAGCTCTCCTGCCGTCTCGACGGCGTCGGCATACACATGCTGGCCTACCTCTTCGACCCCGAGGAGCCGGCGCTGCTCGCCGAGCGGGAACTGGTCCGGGACGACCGGGTGCCGCGCGCCAAGGGCATGGTCGCCAAGCTCAACGAGCTGGGCGTGCCCGTCACCTGGGAGCAGGTCGCGCGCATCGCCGGCGACGGCTCGGTCGGCCGTCCGCACGTCGCCTCCGCCCTGGTCGAGCTGGGCGTGGTGCCCACCGTGAGCGACGCCTTCACCGCGCAGTGGCTGGCGGACGGGGGGCGGGCCTTCGTGGAGAAGCACGAGACCGACCCCTTCGAGGCGCTCCGGCTGATCAAGGGCGCCGGCGGGGTCGCGGTCTTCGCGCACCCGGGCGCCGCCAAGCGCGGCCGTACGGTGTCCGAGGCCGCGATCGCGGAGATGGCCGCCGCCGGGCTCGACGGCATCGAGGTCGACCACATGGACCACGACGCCGACACCCGGGCGCGGCTGCGCGGGCTGGCCAAGGAACTGGGGCTCCTGGTGACCGGCTCCAGCGACTACCACGGCAGCCGCAAGAGCTGCGGGCTCGGCGAGTACACCACGGACCCCGAGGTGTACGGGGAGATCACGCGACGGGCGTTCGGGGCGTTCCCGGTGCCGGGGGCCGGCGGGGCCTGA
- a CDS encoding MarC family protein, with the protein MFDVAVFGSLFLTLFVIMDPPGITPIFLGLTAGRAAKAQRRMALQAVCVAGGVITVFGVLGHRILDYLHVSVPALMIAGGLLLLLIALDLLTGKTDEPKQTKDVNVALVPLGMPLLAGPGAIVSVILAVQKADSVATQVSVWSAILAIHVVLWLVMRYSLLIIRVIKDGGVVLVTRLAGMMLSAIAVQQIINGVTQVISYNFV; encoded by the coding sequence ATGTTCGACGTCGCCGTCTTCGGCTCCCTGTTCCTCACCCTTTTCGTCATCATGGATCCCCCTGGGATCACCCCGATCTTCCTCGGTCTGACCGCCGGCCGGGCCGCCAAGGCGCAGCGGCGGATGGCCCTTCAGGCCGTCTGTGTCGCCGGCGGTGTCATCACCGTCTTCGGTGTGCTGGGCCACCGGATCCTCGACTATCTGCATGTGTCCGTGCCCGCGCTGATGATCGCGGGCGGGCTGCTGCTCCTGCTGATCGCGCTGGACCTGCTCACCGGCAAGACCGACGAGCCGAAGCAGACCAAGGACGTCAACGTGGCGCTGGTGCCGCTGGGCATGCCGCTGCTGGCCGGTCCCGGCGCGATCGTGTCGGTCATCCTCGCCGTGCAGAAGGCCGACAGCGTCGCCACGCAGGTGTCGGTGTGGTCGGCGATCCTCGCCATCCACGTGGTGCTGTGGCTGGTGATGCGCTACTCGCTGCTGATCATCCGAGTGATCAAGGACGGCGGTGTGGTGCTGGTGACGCGGCTCGCGGGCATGATGCTCTCCGCCATCGCCGTACAGCAGATCATCAACGGCGTCACGCAGGTGATCTCGTATAACTTCGTATAA
- a CDS encoding NYN domain-containing protein: MDAMNDDLAALSARIDRTNELLQRMLAEVAKTPSTHAIFVDAGYLYAAAGRLVAGTEDRRAFELDAEGLIEALIDRARSIFADSRLLRVYWYDGARRRIHTAEQQSIAELPDVKVRLGNLNANNQQKGVDSLIRSDLESLARHRAISDAALLGGDEDLVSAVEAAQGFGARVHLWGIEAPEGRNQAEPLLWEVDSQRTLDLDFFKPYVSRRTATAYEPAGTARPAREDVRFVGAQIAAKWLAARGRDTLVELLPGHPYLPGSVDQDLLVEAEGLLQYSLRGQADLRRALRDGFWDHLQTQY; this comes from the coding sequence ATGGACGCGATGAACGACGACCTCGCGGCCCTCAGCGCCCGCATCGACCGCACCAACGAGCTGCTGCAACGCATGCTCGCCGAGGTGGCGAAGACTCCCTCCACCCACGCGATCTTCGTCGATGCCGGATATCTCTACGCGGCGGCGGGCCGGCTGGTGGCCGGGACCGAGGACCGACGGGCCTTCGAGCTGGACGCCGAAGGGCTGATCGAGGCGCTGATCGACCGGGCCCGCTCGATCTTCGCGGACAGCCGGCTGCTGCGGGTCTACTGGTACGACGGCGCCCGGCGCCGCATCCACACCGCCGAGCAGCAGTCCATCGCCGAGCTCCCCGACGTCAAGGTCCGCCTGGGCAACCTCAACGCCAACAACCAGCAGAAGGGCGTCGACTCCCTCATCCGCTCCGACCTGGAGTCACTGGCCCGGCACCGCGCCATCAGCGACGCGGCCCTGCTCGGCGGCGACGAGGACCTGGTCTCGGCGGTCGAGGCGGCCCAGGGCTTCGGCGCCCGGGTCCACCTGTGGGGCATCGAGGCCCCGGAGGGGCGCAACCAGGCCGAGCCGCTGCTGTGGGAGGTCGACAGCCAGCGCACCCTCGACCTGGACTTCTTCAAGCCGTACGTCTCCCGCCGCACGGCCACCGCCTATGAGCCCGCCGGCACCGCCCGGCCGGCCCGCGAGGACGTCCGCTTCGTCGGCGCGCAGATCGCGGCGAAGTGGCTGGCGGCCCGGGGGAGGGACACCCTGGTCGAGCTGCTGCCCGGCCACCCGTACCTCCCCGGCTCGGTCGACCAGGACCTCCTGGTGGAGGCGGAGGGGCTGCTCCAGTACTCCCTGCGCGGCCAGGCCGACCTGCGGCGGGCGCTGCGGGACGGGTTCTGGGACCACTTGCAGACGCAGTACTGA
- a CDS encoding alpha/beta fold hydrolase, producing MSRNATFTPPPGARAYRLRTARGEFAVVDSPAAGGAEPKGLVLMLPGFTGSKEDFTLLHEPLAARGYRTVAVDGRGQYETDGPAHDESAYTQRELARDVLAQAAALDAPVHLLGHSLGGQIARAAVLLDHSPFRSLTLLSSGPAQISVSQQERVKLLRDALAVLTMEQVWETMQAMGPPEEVGGPLRGPGDEERLRLRWLGTRPAQLLATGRQLCTEPDRVAELAALPLPCHVVSGERDDTWPVPLLDDMALRLGARRTVIAGAEHSPNTDRPQPTARALAGFWDNLPPRPAEAEGRDAEKG from the coding sequence GTGAGCAGGAACGCCACCTTCACCCCGCCGCCCGGCGCGCGCGCCTACCGCCTGCGGACCGCGCGCGGCGAGTTCGCCGTCGTCGATTCGCCCGCGGCCGGCGGCGCCGAGCCGAAGGGGCTGGTGCTGATGCTGCCCGGGTTCACCGGCAGCAAGGAGGACTTCACCCTGCTGCACGAGCCGCTCGCGGCGCGCGGGTACCGCACGGTCGCCGTGGACGGCAGAGGGCAGTACGAGACGGACGGGCCCGCGCACGACGAGTCGGCCTACACCCAGCGGGAACTGGCGCGGGACGTGCTCGCCCAGGCCGCCGCCCTCGACGCGCCCGTGCACCTGCTCGGGCATTCCCTCGGCGGCCAGATCGCCCGCGCCGCCGTGCTGCTCGACCACTCCCCCTTCCGCTCCCTCACCCTCCTCTCCTCGGGCCCGGCCCAGATCTCCGTCTCCCAGCAGGAGCGCGTGAAGCTGCTGCGGGACGCGCTCGCCGTGCTGACGATGGAACAGGTGTGGGAGACGATGCAGGCCATGGGGCCGCCCGAGGAGGTCGGCGGCCCGCTCCGCGGCCCCGGAGACGAGGAGCGGCTGCGGCTGCGCTGGCTGGGCACCCGCCCGGCCCAACTGCTCGCCACCGGCCGCCAGCTCTGCACCGAGCCCGACCGGGTCGCGGAACTGGCCGCGCTGCCGCTGCCGTGCCACGTCGTGTCGGGGGAACGCGACGACACCTGGCCGGTGCCGCTCCTCGACGACATGGCGCTGCGGCTGGGCGCCCGCCGGACGGTGATCGCCGGCGCCGAGCATTCGCCCAACACCGACCGCCCCCAGCCGACCGCCCGCGCCCTCGCCGGCTTCTGGGACAACCTGCCGCCCCGCCCGGCGGAGGCGGAGGGGCGGGACGCCGAGAAGGGCTAG
- a CDS encoding DEAD/DEAH box helicase: MTLPVALSGSDVIGQAKTGTGKTLGFGLPLLERVTVPADVEAGRARPEALTDAPQALVVVPTRELCVQVTNDLLTAGKVRNVRVTAIYGGRAYEPQVEALKKGVDVVVGTPGRLLDLAGQKKLDLKHVKCLVLDEADEMLDLGFLPDVEKIIGMLPAKRQTMLFSATMPGAVIGLARRYMSRPTHIRATAPDDEGMTVANIKQFVYRAHSMDKPEMIARILQADGRGLAMIFCRTKRTAADIAEQLQRRGFAAGAVHGDLGQGAREQALRAFRNGKVDVLVCTDVAARGIDVEGVTHVINYQSPEDEKTYLHRVGRTGRAGAKGTAITFVDWDDIPRWQLINKALQLDFNDPVETYSSSPHLYSDLGIPEGTKGVLPRAARTRAGLDAEELEDLGEPGGRAGRGRGGRGDRDDRRDSRPDDRERSDRTPRRRRRTRGGTPLDAASPATTAPDAVTAGGTEGTAEEADKPGRTLRRRRRTRGGAVTRQPVTGATAEAAVTTAPPRETAPQATEAAPEAAPVASAEAPAQPRRRRTRKTAQPADAAAVTATEESPAAEIPASEATAAPAPLAEAATAPEAPAAKPRRRTRKAAATADAAVETAEATTETAEAKPRRTRKAAAKAETAETPEGAEAAEAKPRRTRKTAAKTETTADATAEATDTTEPKPRRTRKTAAKTETTADATAEATDTTEAKPRRTRKTAAKTETPETAEVAEVAEAKPRRTRKAAAKAETTDTAEATDTTEAKPRRTRKAAAKTETTGDTTAEATEAAETKPRRRARKATAEAEAVTAGIPAQATQEPEAAPRRRTRKAVAADAGESSGEAAEAKPKARRTRKATAAAAQPAESTEG, encoded by the coding sequence ATGACGCTCCCCGTGGCCCTGTCGGGCTCGGACGTCATCGGCCAGGCCAAGACCGGTACCGGCAAGACGCTGGGCTTCGGTCTTCCGCTCCTGGAGCGCGTGACCGTCCCCGCCGACGTGGAGGCGGGCCGCGCCCGTCCCGAGGCCCTCACCGACGCCCCGCAGGCCCTCGTCGTCGTCCCGACGCGCGAGCTGTGCGTGCAGGTGACCAACGACCTGCTGACCGCGGGCAAGGTGCGCAATGTGCGCGTCACCGCGATCTACGGCGGCCGGGCGTACGAGCCGCAGGTCGAGGCCCTGAAGAAGGGCGTCGACGTCGTCGTCGGCACCCCGGGCCGCCTGCTGGACCTGGCCGGCCAGAAGAAGCTGGACCTGAAGCACGTCAAGTGCCTGGTCCTCGACGAGGCCGACGAGATGCTCGACCTGGGCTTCCTGCCCGACGTCGAGAAGATCATCGGCATGCTCCCGGCCAAGCGCCAGACCATGCTGTTCTCGGCGACCATGCCGGGCGCGGTCATCGGACTGGCCCGCCGCTACATGTCCCGCCCCACGCACATCCGCGCCACCGCGCCGGACGACGAGGGCATGACGGTCGCCAACATCAAGCAGTTCGTCTACCGCGCGCACTCCATGGACAAGCCGGAGATGATCGCCCGCATCCTCCAGGCCGACGGCCGCGGACTGGCGATGATCTTCTGCCGGACCAAGCGGACGGCGGCCGACATCGCCGAGCAGCTCCAGCGACGCGGATTCGCCGCCGGCGCGGTCCACGGCGACCTCGGGCAGGGCGCCCGCGAGCAGGCGCTGCGCGCCTTCCGCAACGGCAAGGTGGACGTGCTCGTCTGCACCGACGTCGCCGCCCGCGGCATCGACGTCGAGGGCGTGACCCACGTCATCAACTACCAGTCGCCGGAGGACGAGAAGACGTACCTGCACCGCGTCGGCCGCACCGGCCGCGCGGGCGCCAAGGGTACGGCGATCACGTTCGTCGACTGGGACGACATCCCGCGCTGGCAGCTGATCAACAAGGCGCTGCAGCTGGACTTCAACGACCCGGTCGAGACGTACTCCAGCTCCCCGCACCTCTACTCCGACCTCGGCATCCCCGAGGGCACCAAGGGCGTCCTGCCGCGCGCGGCGCGCACGCGCGCCGGGCTGGACGCGGAGGAGCTGGAGGACCTCGGCGAGCCCGGTGGCCGGGCCGGCCGCGGGCGTGGCGGCCGGGGTGACCGGGACGACCGGCGTGACTCCCGCCCGGACGACCGCGAGCGTTCGGACCGTACGCCGCGCCGCCGTCGCCGCACGCGCGGCGGGACACCGCTGGACGCCGCGTCCCCCGCCACCACGGCGCCGGACGCCGTGACCGCCGGGGGTACGGAGGGTACGGCGGAGGAGGCCGACAAGCCGGGCCGTACGCTGCGCCGCCGGCGCCGTACCCGCGGTGGGGCGGTGACGCGGCAGCCGGTGACCGGTGCGACCGCCGAGGCGGCCGTGACGACCGCGCCCCCGCGCGAGACGGCTCCGCAGGCCACCGAAGCGGCACCCGAGGCCGCCCCCGTGGCGAGCGCCGAGGCCCCGGCGCAGCCGCGCCGCCGGCGCACGCGCAAGACCGCGCAGCCGGCGGACGCCGCCGCCGTCACGGCCACCGAGGAGTCGCCGGCCGCCGAGATCCCGGCGTCCGAGGCCACCGCCGCTCCGGCACCGCTCGCGGAGGCGGCCACCGCCCCGGAGGCGCCCGCCGCCAAGCCGCGCCGCCGCACCCGCAAGGCGGCCGCGACCGCCGACGCCGCGGTGGAGACGGCCGAGGCCACCACGGAGACCGCCGAGGCCAAGCCCCGGCGGACCCGCAAGGCCGCCGCCAAGGCCGAGACGGCGGAGACTCCGGAAGGCGCGGAAGCCGCAGAGGCCAAGCCGCGCCGCACTCGGAAGACCGCCGCCAAGACGGAGACCACCGCCGACGCCACGGCCGAAGCGACGGACACCACCGAGCCCAAGCCGCGCCGCACTCGGAAGACCGCCGCCAAGACGGAGACCACCGCCGACGCCACGGCCGAAGCGACGGACACCACCGAGGCCAAGCCCCGCCGCACCCGGAAGACCGCCGCCAAGACGGAGACTCCGGAGACTGCGGAAGTCGCGGAAGTCGCGGAGGCCAAGCCCCGCCGCACCCGCAAGGCCGCCGCCAAGGCCGAGACGACGGACACGGCCGAAGCGACGGACACCACCGAGGCCAAGCCCCGCCGCACTCGCAAGGCCGCCGCCAAGACGGAGACCACCGGCGACACCACGGCCGAAGCGACGGAGGCGGCGGAGACCAAGCCGCGCCGTCGCGCCCGGAAGGCCACCGCCGAGGCGGAGGCCGTCACCGCCGGCATCCCGGCCCAGGCCACGCAGGAGCCGGAGGCCGCGCCGCGCCGCCGCACCCGCAAGGCCGTGGCGGCCGACGCCGGCGAGTCCTCGGGTGAGGCCGCGGAGGCCAAGCCGAAGGCGCGCCGGACCCGCAAGGCCACGGCTGCCGCCGCTCAGCCCGCGGAGTCCACGGAGGGCTGA
- a CDS encoding ferritin-like fold-containing protein, whose amino-acid sequence MTSSDKPGNAADAPAESTGATAVAALDWATAAADPQYRAAVVDLLGALAYGELAAFERLAEDAKLAPTLEDKAELAKMASAEFHHFERLRNRLAEIGEEPTGAMEPFVAAYEGFHKQTAPSDWLEGLVKAYVGDSIASDFYREVAARLDSDTRSLVLAVLDDTGHASFAVEKVRAAIDAEPRVGGRLALWARRLMGEALSQSQRVVADRDALSTMLVGGVADGFDLAEVGRMFSRITEAHTKRMAALGLAA is encoded by the coding sequence ATGACGAGCTCTGACAAGCCTGGCAACGCAGCAGACGCCCCCGCAGAATCGACCGGAGCCACCGCAGTCGCGGCCCTCGACTGGGCCACGGCCGCCGCCGACCCGCAGTACCGCGCCGCGGTCGTGGACCTGCTCGGCGCGCTCGCGTACGGGGAGCTCGCGGCGTTCGAGCGGCTCGCGGAGGACGCCAAGCTGGCGCCGACGCTGGAGGACAAGGCGGAGCTGGCGAAGATGGCGTCGGCGGAGTTCCACCACTTCGAGCGGCTGCGGAACCGGCTGGCCGAGATCGGCGAGGAGCCGACGGGGGCGATGGAGCCGTTCGTCGCCGCCTACGAGGGCTTCCACAAGCAGACGGCGCCCTCGGACTGGCTGGAGGGACTCGTCAAGGCGTACGTCGGCGACTCCATCGCCAGCGACTTCTACCGCGAGGTCGCGGCCCGGCTCGACTCCGACACCCGCTCCCTGGTGCTCGCCGTGCTGGACGACACCGGGCACGCCAGCTTCGCGGTGGAGAAGGTGCGCGCGGCGATCGACGCGGAGCCGCGCGTGGGCGGGCGGCTGGCGCTGTGGGCGCGGCGCCTGATGGGCGAGGCCCTGTCGCAGTCCCAGCGGGTGGTCGCCGACCGTGACGCGCTGTCGACGATGCTGGTGGGCGGTGTCGCGGACGGATTCGACCTCGCCGAGGTCGGCAGGATGTTCTCCCGGATCACCGAGGCGCACACCAAGCGGATGGCGGCGCTGGGTCTGGCCGCTTAG
- a CDS encoding DUF3107 domain-containing protein: MEVKIGVQHAPREIVLESGQSAEEVERIVADALAGKAQLLSLVDEHGRKVLVPADRLAYVEIGEPAPRKVGFGAL; this comes from the coding sequence GTGGAGGTCAAGATCGGCGTGCAGCACGCGCCCCGCGAGATCGTGCTGGAGAGCGGTCAGAGCGCCGAGGAGGTCGAGCGGATCGTGGCCGACGCCCTGGCCGGCAAGGCGCAGCTGCTCAGCCTCGTGGACGAGCACGGCCGCAAGGTGCTGGTCCCGGCCGACCGCCTCGCGTACGTCGAGATCGGTGAGCCGGCCCCGCGCAAGGTGGGCTTCGGCGCGCTGTAG
- a CDS encoding TetR/AcrR family transcriptional regulator: MTAIEQTEAVRPRGTRLPRRARRNQLLGAAQEVFVAQGYHAAAMDDIAERAGVSKPVLYQHFPGKLDLYLALLDQHCESLIQSVRNALASTSDNKQRVRATMDAYFAYVEDDGGAFRLVFESDLTNEPAVRERVDKVTNECAEAICDVIAEDTGLSRAESMLLASGLGGLAQVVARSWLHSDRSVPRDQAVQLLASLAWRGIAGFPLHGNDQHH; this comes from the coding sequence GTGACAGCCATCGAGCAGACAGAGGCGGTACGCCCGCGGGGCACGCGCCTGCCGCGCCGTGCCCGACGGAACCAGCTCCTGGGCGCCGCGCAGGAGGTCTTCGTGGCGCAGGGCTACCACGCGGCCGCGATGGACGACATCGCCGAGCGCGCCGGGGTGAGCAAGCCGGTGCTCTACCAGCACTTCCCGGGCAAGCTCGACCTCTACCTGGCCCTGCTGGACCAGCACTGCGAGTCCCTCATCCAGTCGGTGCGGAACGCGCTGGCGTCGACGAGCGACAACAAGCAGCGCGTCCGGGCGACGATGGACGCCTATTTCGCGTACGTCGAGGACGACGGCGGGGCCTTCCGCCTCGTCTTCGAGTCGGACCTGACCAACGAGCCCGCCGTCCGCGAGCGCGTCGACAAGGTCACGAACGAGTGTGCGGAGGCGATCTGCGACGTCATCGCCGAGGACACCGGCCTCTCGCGCGCGGAGTCGATGCTGCTCGCGTCGGGCCTGGGCGGCCTCGCCCAGGTGGTGGCCCGCTCCTGGCTGCACAGCGACCGCAGCGTGCCGCGCGACCAGGCCGTCCAGTTGCTGGCCTCGCTGGCCTGGCGGGGCATCGCGGGATTCCCCCTGCACGGCAACGACCAGCACCACTGA
- a CDS encoding alpha/beta fold hydrolase has translation MSSTELPFVPPADLLSKAAAVRVAEGERLRSVRLPGITLAVRSRPPAREGLPPALYVHGLGGSSQNWSALMPLLDDVTDNEAVDLPGFGDSPPPDDGNYSVTGHARAVIRYLDACGRGPVHLFGNSLGGAIVTRVAAVRPDLVRTLTLVSPALPEIRVQRTAVPTGLLAVPGVASLFTRFTREWTAEQRVRGVMALCYGDPGRVSPEGFRHAVEEMERRLGLPYFWDAMARSARGIVNAYTVGGQHGLWRQAERVLAPTLLVYGGRDRLVGYRMAQRAARAFRDSRLLTLPDAGHVAMMEYPETVATAFREFLADTGKSAAGTDTEGAADGVPANESTGG, from the coding sequence ATGTCTTCGACCGAGCTGCCCTTCGTGCCGCCCGCCGACCTCCTTTCGAAGGCGGCCGCCGTCAGGGTCGCGGAAGGAGAGCGGCTCCGGTCGGTCCGGCTCCCGGGGATCACACTGGCGGTGCGGTCGAGGCCCCCGGCGCGCGAGGGGCTGCCGCCCGCCCTCTACGTCCACGGTCTCGGGGGTTCCTCGCAGAACTGGTCGGCGCTGATGCCGCTGCTGGACGACGTCACCGACAACGAGGCCGTCGACCTGCCCGGTTTCGGCGACTCCCCGCCGCCGGACGACGGCAACTACTCGGTCACCGGGCACGCGCGCGCGGTCATCCGCTACCTGGACGCCTGCGGGCGCGGACCCGTGCACCTGTTCGGCAATTCGCTCGGCGGTGCCATCGTCACCCGTGTCGCCGCGGTCCGCCCCGACCTCGTGCGGACGCTGACCCTCGTGTCGCCCGCGCTGCCGGAGATCCGGGTCCAGCGCACCGCCGTGCCGACCGGTCTGCTGGCGGTGCCCGGGGTGGCCTCGCTCTTCACGCGGTTCACCCGCGAATGGACCGCCGAGCAGCGGGTCCGCGGGGTCATGGCGCTGTGCTACGGCGATCCCGGGCGGGTCAGCCCGGAAGGGTTCCGGCACGCCGTGGAGGAGATGGAACGGCGGCTGGGGCTGCCGTACTTCTGGGACGCGATGGCGCGTTCCGCGCGGGGGATCGTCAACGCCTACACGGTCGGCGGCCAGCACGGACTGTGGCGGCAGGCCGAACGGGTCCTCGCCCCGACGCTGCTGGTGTACGGCGGCCGGGACCGGCTCGTCGGCTACCGCATGGCGCAGAGGGCGGCCCGCGCCTTCCGGGACTCCCGGTTGCTGACCCTGCCGGACGCCGGGCACGTGGCCATGATGGAGTATCCGGAGACGGTCGCCACGGCGTTCCGCGAATTCCTCGCGGACACCGGGAAGTCGGCGGCCGGAACGGATACGGAAGGGGCCGCCGACGGCGTGCCCGCCAACGAGAGCACAGGAGGCTGA